A window of Palaemon carinicauda isolate YSFRI2023 unplaced genomic scaffold, ASM3689809v2 scaffold846, whole genome shotgun sequence contains these coding sequences:
- the LOC137637558 gene encoding glutamate receptor ionotropic, delta-1-like: MYVVNGTQKPNLKTTKDAADSIILYLMLALKGNTVTLFSQLNDSTTKGIFIQESLDVTVRKEGLESNAICWLIILNKKDEENMILDLERLLREGSNAVLVVRQSDGTIKSRSTYVDREGAIRFQKTTKARQNTKDLLKTSYPTPNPFRVDGRELVVAANDNWPFFGIGRGSGYYQGRKPNVGIDVSIMDALSSSLNFTYKVVSPADGKWGGPLPNGTVTGLIGMVNRHEADLAICEITVTGSRESVVDFTNPYYQESITLISRAPAEKSRTFAVFSPFTFQVWLCIAVSCLAMGPVLKLEYKVLIVYLREKEMPEYEAHLSSYTFNMFRSLMIQGNPIETRFWSRRFIFYFWYIFCMMVSAMYSGTLTAVLAIPTYEKPVDSLNDLPKAVAEGFTLGTVKDSSLEFLFKDATEGIYKDVWKLFNHDDRAKSFVDLPEQGFDKVMQGKFVFVCPRLASEIFARKRGRRKFHFARQNFYPQGYGIACKSGSPFKKLFDRLLARMVEAGLIIKWAAKEAKKVSMMTSSNEEGDKQLAITLQHLQAAFFVLLFGYVIATLALLVENFHNRRFKINGDNLEDIDNNNKQ, from the exons atgtacgttgTAAATGGCACCCAAAAGCCTAACTTGAAAACTACCAAGGATGCTGCTGATTCCATTATCTTGTATCTTATGTTAGCATTGAAAGGGAACACAGTGACACTGTTCAGCCAGTTGAATGATTCCACTACAAAAGGTATCTTTATTCAAGAGAGCTTAGATGTTACG GTTAGAAAAGAGGGACTGGAGTCGAACGCCATCTGCTGGTTGATAATCCTCAACAAAAAAGACGAAGAAAACATGATTTTAGATCTCGAGAGGTTACTTCGGGAAGGATCTAATGCCGTCCTCGTTGTAAGACAATCGGATGGAACCATTAAATCCCGGTCCACTTACGTTGATCGTGAGGGAGCCATTAG GTTTCAAAAAACGACAAAGGCAAGGCAGAACACCAAAGACCTCCTGAAGACATCATATCCCACTCCCAATCCCTTCAGGGTGGATGGGCGTGAACTTGTGGTAGCTGCCAACGATAACTGGCCTTTCTTTGGAATTGGAAGAGGTTCGGGTTACTACCAGGGAAGGAAACCAAATGTGGGGATAGACGTCAGCATCATGGATGCCCTCAGCTCGTCTCTCAATTTCAC GTACAAAGTAGTGAGCCCGGCGGATGGCAAATGGGGAGGTCCTTTGCCAAATGGTACAGTGACAGGGCTTATTGGTATGGTGAACCGACATGAGGCCGACCTTGCAATATGCGAAATTACCGTTACGG gaagtcGAGAAAGCGTCGTGGACTTCACGAACCCTTATTACCAAGAGTCCATCACACTGATCTCAAGAGCACCAGCAGAGAAAAGCAGAACATTCGCCGTTTTCTCTCCTTTCACCTTTCAG GTATGGCTTTGCATAGCAGTGTCTTGCTTGGCAATGGGTCCAGTACTGAAACTCGAGTACAAGGTCTTGATTGTATACCTGAGGGAGAAAGAAATGCCAGAATACGAGGCTCATCTTTCGAGTTACACCTTCAACATGTTCCGGAGTCTGATGATCCAAGGAAATCCGATAGAAACTCGGTTCTGGTCTCGCAGATTCATTTTCTACTTCTGGTACATATTTTGCATGATGGTGTCTG CCATGTACTCTGGAACACTAACTGCCGTGCTAGCCATTCCAACCTACGAAAAGCCGGTGGACTCCTTAAATGACCTTCCTAAAGCAGTTGCTGAAGGATTCACTCTCGGGACTGTTAAAGATTCCAGCCTAGAGTTCTTGTTCAAG GATGCGACTGAAGGCATTTACAAAGATGTCTGGAAGTTGTTCAACCACGACGACAGGGCAAAGAGCTTCGTTGATTTACCTGAACAAGGGTTTgataag GTTATGCAAGGGAAGTTCGTCTTCGTCTGCCCAAGGCTCGCTTCGGAAATCTTCGCCCGGAAGAGGGGCAGAAGGAAATTCCACTTCGCCAGGCAGAACTTCTACCCGCAAGGATACGGCATCGCTTGCAAGAGTGGCTCTCCATTCAAGAAGTTGTTTGATCGGTT GTTAGCAAGGATGGTGGAAGCTGGCTTGATCATCAAATGGGCCGCGAAAGAAGCGAAGAAGGTTTCAATGATGACTTCTAGTAACGAAGAGGGAGACAAGCAGCTAGCTATCACCTTACAACACCTTCAG gcaGCCTTCTTCGTGCTTCTCTTCGGATATGTAATTGCGACCCTGGCACTGCTCGTGGAGAACTTTCATAATCGAAGATTCAAAATCAATGGAGATAATCTCGaggatatcgataataataataagcaataa